Proteins encoded within one genomic window of Arachis ipaensis cultivar K30076 chromosome B08, Araip1.1, whole genome shotgun sequence:
- the LOC107611497 gene encoding uncharacterized protein LOC107611497 translates to MDKLKVLTNPLSRWHKKNFGDIEKRITQFEDEIKKVDDMVGTRVADGTVEARRKALVSFCKKWYIRQELHWKQMSISRHVKEMDKNTRYFHNLASARKRSNQIDALMVNGRLVRNQARIKIAIRDFYKELYHQEPSPIIGFRDGLVNQILEEKATELEMMPTTAEIKEAVWDCESTKAPGSDGYNMNFIKKC, encoded by the coding sequence ATGGACAAATTAAAGGTTTTGACGAATCCGCTGAGCAGATGGCATAAAAAGAACTTTGGGGACATAGAAAAAAGGATTACACAGTTTGAGGATGAAATAAAGAAAGTGGATGACATGGTAGGTACTAGAGTGGCTGATGGGACTGTTGAAGCAAGGAGAAAGGCACTTGTGAGCTTCTGTAAAAAATGGTATATCAGACAGGAGCTACACTGGAAGCAGATGTCAATATCTCGACATGTAAAGGAGATGGATAAGAACACACGCTATTTCCACAATTTAGCCTCAGCGCGAAAAAGGTCCAATCAGATTGATGCCTTAATGGTTAATGGGAGATTGgtaaggaatcaagcaaggatcaAGATTGCTATCCGAGACTTCTATAAGGAGCTGTACCACCAGGAGCCCTCGCCGATTATTGGTTTCAGGGATGGACTAGTAAACCAAATTCTTGAGGAAAAGGCAACAGAGTTAGAGATGATGCCAACTACCGCAGAAATAAAGGAGGCAGTTTGGGATTGTGAGTCAACAAAGGCACCAGGAAGTGATGGGTATAATATGAATTTTATAAAGAAGTGTTGA